A single Candidatus Chlamydia corallus DNA region contains:
- a CDS encoding DNA gyrase subunit A, whose translation MRDVSELFRTHFMHYASYVILERAIPHILDGLKPVQRRLLWTLFRIDDGKMHKVANIAGRTMALHPHGDAPIVEALVVLANKGYLINTQGNFGNPLTGDPHAAARYIEARLSPLARETLFNTDLIAFHDSYDGREKEPDILPAKLPVLLLHGVDGIAVGMTTKIFPHNFVELLNAQISILNNKNFTVLPDFPSGGLMDPSDYQDGLGSITLRASIEIVNDKTLVVKQICPQSTTETLIRSIENAAKRGVIKIDTIQDFSTDVPHIEIKLPKGSRAKDVLPTLFEHTECQVVLYSKPTVIYNNKPVECSISEILKLQTQALQGYLEKELLLLQEQLARDYHHKTLEYIFIKHKLYDSVRESLAMNKKISAEDLHQAVLRALEPWLLDLTTPPTKQDTSQLASLTIKKILCFNEEACTKELLVIEKKQIAIQKDLERIKEVTIKYLKGLLKRYSHLGDRKTQITNVTIAKRPILKQQSLI comes from the coding sequence ATGCGTGACGTTTCAGAGCTCTTTAGAACACATTTTATGCACTATGCCTCTTACGTGATTTTAGAAAGGGCGATTCCTCATATTCTTGATGGGTTAAAACCAGTCCAACGCCGACTTCTATGGACGTTATTCCGTATAGATGATGGAAAAATGCATAAAGTTGCTAATATCGCGGGAAGAACTATGGCTCTCCATCCCCATGGAGATGCTCCTATTGTTGAAGCTCTTGTTGTCTTAGCAAATAAAGGCTACTTAATCAACACCCAAGGAAACTTCGGAAATCCTCTTACAGGTGATCCTCACGCTGCTGCCCGTTACATAGAAGCTCGACTCAGCCCTTTGGCTCGAGAAACCCTTTTTAATACTGACTTAATTGCTTTCCATGACTCTTACGATGGAAGAGAAAAAGAACCCGACATTTTGCCAGCAAAGCTTCCTGTTCTTTTACTCCATGGTGTCGACGGGATTGCTGTAGGGATGACGACTAAAATTTTCCCTCACAATTTTGTAGAACTTCTAAACGCTCAAATTTCTATTTTAAATAACAAAAATTTCACTGTACTTCCTGACTTTCCTTCGGGAGGACTGATGGATCCCTCGGATTATCAAGATGGTTTGGGATCGATTACACTTCGGGCATCTATAGAGATTGTTAATGATAAAACGCTTGTAGTGAAACAAATTTGCCCTCAATCTACAACTGAGACATTGATTCGTTCTATAGAAAACGCAGCAAAACGCGGTGTTATTAAAATCGATACCATCCAAGACTTCTCTACTGATGTCCCCCATATTGAAATTAAACTTCCTAAAGGCTCTCGAGCAAAAGATGTTCTTCCCACTCTATTCGAGCATACCGAATGCCAAGTGGTACTCTATTCTAAACCGACAGTGATCTACAATAACAAGCCTGTAGAGTGTTCCATATCTGAGATTCTCAAACTTCAAACTCAAGCTCTACAGGGATACCTTGAAAAAGAACTTTTATTACTCCAGGAACAATTAGCTCGGGACTATCATCACAAAACCTTAGAATACATCTTTATTAAACATAAGCTCTACGACTCTGTCCGAGAATCTCTAGCAATGAACAAGAAAATTTCCGCTGAGGACCTACATCAAGCTGTGTTACGTGCACTTGAGCCTTGGCTTCTCGATCTCACAACTCCCCCTACAAAACAAGACACCTCGCAACTTGCTTCATTAACTATTAAGAAAATCCTCTGTTTTAACGAAGAAGCTTGTACTAAGGAGCTTCTAGTCATAGAAAAAAAACAAATCGCGATACAAAAGGATCTTGAAAGAATAAAAGAAGTCACGATCAAGTACCTCAAAGGACTTTTAAAACGGTACAGTCACTTAGGAGATAGAAAAACACAAATCACAAATGTTACGATCGCAAAGAGACCTATCTTGAAACAACAAAGCTTAATTTAA
- a CDS encoding DNA topoisomerase IV subunit B, protein MAAYTEASILSLASLDHIRLRAGMYIGRLGNGSQREDGIYTLFKEVVDNGIDEFIMGHGKSLQISANDKQISIQDQGRGIPLGKLIDCVSKINTGAKYTQDVCRFSVGLNGVGLKAVNALSEIFSVRSVRKKKYHLATFCRGILQDSQQGSTKDPDGTFVSFAPDPSIFPDYIFNHDFLKEKTRQYTYLHPGLEILFNDEVFLSRNGLKDLFNAEVPELPLYSPLFFQNDDLSFIFSHLEGHTERYFSFVNGQETLDGGTHLTAFKEAIVKGVNEFFGKTFVSNDIREGIVGCIAIKIASPIFESQTKNKLGNTQIRTPLIKDVKEAIIQALRKDKATADLLLEKIKFNEKTRKNIQFIKQDLKSKQKKVHYKIPKLRDCKFHYNDRSLYGEASSIFLTEGESASASILASRNPLTQAVFSLRGKPMNVFSLEETKMYKNDELFYLATALGITQNDIQHLRYNKVILATDADVDGMHIRNLLITFFLKTLLPLVENNHLFILETPLFKVRNKTTTLYCYSEQEKMLALQQIGNKDSSLEITRFKGLGEISPKEFAAFIGPDIRLTPVTITSLEDISSILQFYMGKNTKERKQFIMDNLITDF, encoded by the coding sequence ATGGCGGCATATACAGAAGCAAGTATTCTTTCTTTAGCCTCTCTTGATCACATTCGTCTCCGGGCTGGAATGTACATTGGAAGGCTAGGCAATGGTTCTCAAAGAGAGGATGGCATTTACACTCTTTTTAAAGAAGTTGTTGATAATGGGATTGATGAATTCATCATGGGCCATGGCAAATCTTTACAAATTTCTGCTAACGACAAGCAGATTTCAATCCAAGATCAGGGTCGCGGTATTCCTTTAGGCAAACTTATAGATTGTGTCTCTAAAATCAATACGGGAGCTAAGTATACCCAGGATGTTTGTCGCTTTTCGGTGGGATTGAATGGAGTGGGGCTCAAAGCTGTTAACGCGCTATCAGAAATATTTTCTGTGCGTTCTGTAAGAAAGAAAAAGTATCACCTTGCTACCTTCTGTCGAGGAATTCTGCAAGATTCTCAACAAGGTTCTACCAAAGATCCTGACGGAACTTTTGTTTCCTTCGCTCCTGATCCTTCTATCTTCCCTGATTATATCTTTAATCACGACTTTCTAAAAGAGAAAACCCGCCAATACACTTACTTACATCCTGGATTAGAGATCCTCTTTAATGATGAAGTATTTTTGTCTCGGAATGGTCTAAAAGATCTTTTTAATGCAGAGGTCCCTGAACTGCCTTTATACTCTCCCCTGTTTTTTCAAAATGATGATCTATCTTTTATCTTTTCTCACCTTGAGGGACATACGGAGCGCTACTTTTCTTTTGTCAATGGACAGGAGACTCTTGACGGAGGGACACACCTGACAGCCTTTAAAGAAGCCATAGTCAAAGGAGTAAATGAATTTTTTGGAAAGACGTTTGTTTCGAATGACATTCGAGAAGGCATCGTCGGTTGTATAGCAATAAAAATAGCCTCCCCCATTTTTGAATCCCAAACTAAAAATAAGCTTGGAAACACACAAATTCGCACCCCTTTAATCAAAGATGTGAAAGAAGCCATTATTCAGGCGTTACGTAAAGATAAGGCTACTGCTGACCTTCTTTTAGAAAAAATAAAATTCAATGAAAAAACTCGAAAGAATATCCAATTTATAAAACAAGATCTCAAAAGCAAGCAGAAAAAAGTACATTATAAAATTCCCAAACTTCGGGACTGTAAATTTCACTATAACGATCGATCCCTTTATGGTGAGGCTTCCTCTATTTTTCTTACCGAAGGAGAATCTGCCTCTGCCTCTATTCTTGCTTCAAGAAATCCCCTAACTCAAGCTGTTTTTTCTCTTCGAGGAAAACCGATGAATGTCTTTTCTTTAGAAGAAACCAAAATGTATAAAAATGATGAATTATTTTATTTAGCAACCGCTCTTGGCATTACTCAAAATGATATCCAACATCTGCGTTATAACAAAGTCATCCTTGCCACTGATGCGGATGTAGATGGCATGCATATCCGTAATCTCTTGATTACTTTCTTCCTCAAAACACTGCTGCCCCTTGTAGAAAACAATCACCTTTTTATTTTAGAAACTCCTTTATTTAAGGTTAGAAACAAAACAACCACACTGTACTGCTATTCCGAGCAAGAAAAGATGCTCGCTTTACAGCAGATCGGAAACAAGGACTCCTCTTTAGAAATCACAAGATTTAAAGGCTTGGGAGAGATTTCTCCTAAAGAATTTGCCGCTTTTATAGGTCCTGACATACGGCTCACCCCAGTTACAATCACTTCTTTAGAGGATATTTCTTCGATTTTACAATTTTATATGGGGAAAAATACAAAAGAGAGGAAACAATTTATTATGGATAACCTTATTACTGATTTTTAA
- a CDS encoding glutamyl-tRNA reductase, with protein sequence MVLGVVGISYREAALKERERAIQYLQSFEKNLFLAQCFLGERGAFISLLTCHRAELYYYSESPEIAEAALLSEFTSQGMCPYRHRGLSCFTHLFQVTSGVDSLIFGETEIQGQVKRAYLKGGKQRDLPFELHFLFQKALKEGKDYRSRRAFPQHEVNIETIVEETLLSYGKSINTNFLFVGYSDINRKVAARLYQSGYYKITFCSRQEVTGPYRTLSREDLSFREPYDVIFFGSSEPASQFFDLSYESLASIPDRIVFDFNVPRTFLWKKPPKHFIYLDIDFISECVQKRLQCSKEGVNRAKLSLTCAAKKQWEIYEKKSSHISQRQISASCVHSVLSY encoded by the coding sequence ATGGTGTTAGGAGTTGTTGGAATCAGTTATCGTGAAGCCGCTTTAAAAGAAAGAGAGCGGGCTATTCAATACCTACAATCTTTTGAAAAAAATCTTTTTCTAGCACAGTGTTTTTTAGGCGAAAGAGGCGCATTTATCTCTTTGCTTACTTGTCATCGAGCGGAACTTTATTATTATTCAGAAAGTCCTGAAATTGCTGAAGCAGCGCTGCTTTCAGAATTTACTTCTCAAGGAATGTGTCCATATCGCCATCGAGGTTTGTCCTGCTTTACTCACCTATTTCAGGTTACGAGTGGTGTAGATAGTTTGATTTTTGGAGAAACTGAAATTCAAGGACAGGTAAAACGGGCGTATTTGAAGGGAGGAAAACAAAGAGATTTGCCCTTTGAGCTTCATTTTTTATTTCAAAAAGCTTTAAAGGAGGGTAAGGATTATCGCTCACGAAGAGCGTTTCCCCAACATGAAGTGAATATAGAAACTATCGTTGAAGAGACTCTCCTTAGCTATGGTAAGTCCATAAATACGAACTTCTTATTCGTGGGGTACTCAGATATTAATAGGAAAGTAGCAGCCAGGTTGTATCAAAGTGGCTACTATAAGATTACCTTTTGTTCTAGACAAGAGGTAACTGGCCCATACAGAACCTTATCTCGAGAAGATCTCTCATTTAGAGAGCCGTATGATGTCATTTTCTTTGGTTCGTCAGAGCCTGCCTCTCAATTTTTTGACCTTTCCTATGAAAGTCTTGCTAGCATTCCAGATCGTATTGTGTTTGATTTTAACGTGCCGCGAACATTTTTATGGAAAAAACCCCCAAAACATTTTATTTATTTAGATATAGATTTTATTAGTGAATGCGTGCAAAAAAGATTGCAATGCAGCAAAGAAGGAGTAAATAGAGCGAAACTTTCTTTAACTTGTGCCGCAAAAAAACAATGGGAAATTTACGAAAAAAAGAGCTCACATATATCCCAGAGGCAAATTTCAGCTTCTTGCGTGCATTCTGTTCTAAGCTATTGA
- a CDS encoding type III secretion system chaperone: MLEKLIKNFATYMGITSTLELDADGAYVLPISEVVKVRAQQNADNDIVLSASLGALPPSADTAKIYLQMMIGNLFGRETGGSALGLDSEGGVVMVRRFSGDTTYDDFVRHVESFMNFSETWLSDLGLGK; this comes from the coding sequence ATGTTGGAAAAATTAATAAAAAATTTTGCCACGTATATGGGTATAACGTCAACTCTTGAGTTGGATGCTGACGGGGCCTATGTCTTACCTATAAGTGAGGTAGTTAAAGTGCGTGCTCAGCAAAATGCTGATAACGATATTGTTTTAAGTGCTTCGTTAGGAGCTTTGCCTCCGTCTGCTGATACAGCAAAAATATACTTGCAAATGATGATTGGCAATCTATTCGGTAGAGAAACAGGAGGCAGTGCTTTAGGTTTGGATTCCGAGGGCGGTGTTGTCATGGTTCGCAGATTTTCTGGGGATACTACATATGATGATTTTGTGCGACATGTTGAGAGCTTTATGAATTTTTCAGAGACATGGCTGTCAGATCTTGGCCTAGGTAAATAG